A section of the Lutra lutra chromosome 3, mLutLut1.2, whole genome shotgun sequence genome encodes:
- the LOC125096116 gene encoding LOW QUALITY PROTEIN: growth hormone-inducible transmembrane protein-like (The sequence of the model RefSeq protein was modified relative to this genomic sequence to represent the inferred CDS: inserted 1 base in 1 codon; substituted 1 base at 1 genomic stop codon): protein MLAARFVCLRTLPSRVFQPAFTKASPIVXNSITKNQWLLTPSRQYATKTRVGIPRGKTGQELKEAAMEPXVEKIFKIDQMGRWFIAGGAAVGLGALCYYGLGMSNEIGAIEKAVIWPQYVKDRIHSTYMYLAGSIGLTALSALAVSRTPVLMNFMMGGSWVTIGATFADMIGAGMMVQSIPYDQSPGPKHLAWLLHSGIMGAVVAPLTILGGPLLIRAAWYTAGIVGGLSTVAMCAPSEKFLNMGAPLGVGLGLVFVSSLGSMFLPPTTVAGATLYSVAIYGGLALFSMFLLYDTQKVIKRAEIIPAYGIQKYDPINSMLGIYMDTLNIFMRVASILATGSNRKK, encoded by the exons ATGCTGGCCGCAAGATTTGTGTGTCTCCGGACACTCCCTTCCAGGGTCTTCCAGCCAGCTTTCACCAAGGCCTCGCCTATTG AAAATTCCATCACGAAGAATCAATGGCTCTTAACACCCAGCCGGCAATATGCCACCAAGACAAGAGTTGGGATCCCGCGCGGGAAAACTGGTCAAGAACTTAAGGAGGCAGCAATGGAACCATgagtggaaaaaatatttaaaattgatcaGATGGGAAGATGGTTTATTGCTGGAGGGGCTGCTGTTGGTCTTGGAGCATTGTGCTACTATGGCTTGGGAATGTCTAATGAGATTGGAGCTATTGAAAAAGCTGTAATTTGGCCTCAGTATGTGAAGGATAGAATTCATTCTACCTATATGTATTTAGCAGGAAGTATTGGTTTAACAGCTTTGTCCGCCCTGGCAGTGAGCAGAACTCCTGTTCTCATGAACTTCATGATGGGAGGCTCTTGGGTGACGATTGGTGCAACCTTTGCAGACATGATTGGAGCTGGAATGATGGTACAATCAATACCATATGACCAGAGCCCAGGCCCAAAGCATCTTGCTTGGTTACTACATTCTGGTATAATGGGTGCAGTGGTGGCTCCACTGACGATATTAGGGGGGCCTCTTCTCATCAGAGCTGCGTGGTATACAGCAGGCATTGTGGGAGGCCTCTCCACTGTGGCCATGTGCGCACCCAGTGAGAAGTTTCTGAACATGGGAGCACCCCTGGGAGTGGGCCTGGGTCTCGTCTTCGTATCCTCACTGGGATCTATGTTTCTTCCACCTACCACTGTAGCTGGTGCCACTTTGTACTCAGTGGCAATTTATGGTGGATTAGCTCTTTTCAGTATGTTTCTTCTGTATGATACACAGAAAGTAATCAAGCGTGCAGAAATAATACCAGCATATGGAATTCAAAAATATGATCCCATCAATTCGATGCTGGGAATCTACATggatacattaaatatatttatgcgAGTTGCCAGTATTCTAGCAACtggaagcaacagaaagaaatga